The Brachybacterium huguangmaarense genome contains a region encoding:
- a CDS encoding gluconokinase has product MTPRFSIRPDQAAGPYVIGLDVGSGGSRAAVYDATGREVGKRHCKVLHAFTTAADGTSTIDADQVVDELLEAMADVLDGFEEPVAGIGVDTFASSLVAVDAQGDALTPCITYADTRCRDQAAALRESLGPDALIRLHDRTGARIHSSFLTPRLIWLREQHPDVFARSARFMALGEYVAHRLLGEPAIGTAAAAWGGMLDRRTGQYVPELLEAAGIGPELLGAPLDPADGPRVPASCLLAHEFPQVEGARWMPVVGDGLGANIGIGTAGTSTWGISTATSGAIRVLVDDEVPRLPTGLWAYRVDGERTLVGSAMSDCGRVLEYVHATFALPDEPTAIDTRTLFEAPPVGTTPLVVPFLSGERGTGWRDAARAIFAGVSASTTPEEILRGAMEGIALSFLRIADQLREISGPPERIVLSGGMTGAVPEWLQILADALDTPIDHIDVSRSTMRGVALLALEAIGETGVAPAPVTRRVEPVAGRAGYYRERLARFEKLADLA; this is encoded by the coding sequence GTGACACCTCGTTTCTCGATCCGCCCTGACCAAGCCGCCGGCCCCTACGTGATCGGGCTCGACGTGGGCTCGGGCGGATCCCGCGCCGCCGTGTACGACGCGACGGGACGCGAGGTGGGCAAGCGGCACTGCAAGGTGCTCCATGCCTTCACGACCGCAGCCGACGGCACCTCGACGATCGACGCCGACCAGGTGGTCGACGAGCTCCTCGAGGCCATGGCCGACGTGCTCGACGGCTTCGAGGAGCCCGTCGCCGGCATCGGTGTCGACACCTTCGCCTCGTCGCTCGTTGCGGTCGACGCCCAGGGCGATGCGCTCACCCCGTGCATCACCTACGCCGACACCCGCTGCCGCGACCAGGCGGCCGCGCTGCGCGAGTCCCTCGGGCCGGACGCCCTGATCCGGCTGCACGACCGCACCGGTGCCCGGATCCACTCCTCCTTCCTCACGCCGCGTCTGATCTGGCTGCGCGAGCAGCACCCCGACGTGTTCGCGCGGTCCGCGCGTTTCATGGCGCTCGGCGAGTACGTGGCCCATCGCCTCCTGGGCGAGCCCGCGATCGGCACGGCCGCCGCCGCCTGGGGCGGGATGCTCGACCGCCGCACCGGGCAGTACGTGCCCGAGCTGCTCGAGGCGGCAGGCATCGGCCCCGAGCTGCTCGGCGCCCCGCTCGACCCGGCCGACGGCCCCCGCGTTCCCGCCTCGTGCCTCCTGGCCCACGAGTTCCCGCAGGTGGAGGGCGCTCGCTGGATGCCCGTGGTCGGTGACGGCCTCGGCGCGAACATCGGCATCGGCACGGCGGGCACCTCCACGTGGGGGATCTCGACGGCCACCTCGGGCGCGATCCGCGTGCTCGTGGACGACGAGGTGCCACGCCTCCCCACCGGCCTGTGGGCCTACCGCGTGGACGGCGAGCGCACCCTGGTCGGCTCGGCGATGAGCGACTGCGGGCGCGTCCTCGAGTACGTGCACGCGACGTTCGCCCTGCCCGACGAGCCCACCGCGATCGACACCCGGACGCTGTTCGAGGCGCCGCCGGTCGGGACCACCCCGCTCGTCGTCCCCTTCCTCTCGGGCGAGCGCGGCACCGGCTGGCGCGATGCCGCCCGAGCGATCTTCGCCGGCGTGAGCGCCTCGACGACGCCCGAGGAGATCCTGCGCGGAGCGATGGAGGGCATCGCCCTGTCGTTCCTGCGGATCGCCGATCAGCTCCGCGAGATCAGCGGCCCGCCCGAGCGGATCGTGCTGTCCGGGGGCATGACGGGTGCCGTGCCGGAGTGGCTGCAGATCCTGGCCGACGCGCTCGACACCCCGATCGACCACATCGACGTCTCCCGGTCGACGATGCGCGGCGTCGCGTTGCTCGCGCTCGAGGCGATCGGTGAGACCGGTGTGGCGCCCGCCCCCGTCACCCGCCGTGTGGAGCCGGTCGCGGGGCGCGCCGGGTACTACCGCGAGCGCCTCGCCCGCTTCGAGAAGCTCGCCGACCTGGCCTGA
- a CDS encoding SDR family oxidoreductase — protein MTDDRSTAAQDAHDTTTDQLTLQNPVTRYPDITPPKQDQPEPGLDVDLRPLSDIGEHSYRGTGRLNGRKALITGSDSGIGAAVAVAFAREGADVALNYLPVEQEDAERVRDIIEAAGRKAVLLPGDLSDRAVCEKLPDDAAEALGGLDILVNNAGKQIAVDNIEDLSDEQITDTFEVNILAQFRIVKAALKHLQPGATIVNTTSVQAYQPSPTLLDYATTKAAINTFSKGLAQQLAPKGIRVNAVAPGPIWTPLQVSDGQPKEALPEFGKSTPLGRAGQPTELAPAYVFLASSESSYVLGETLHVNGGSPMP, from the coding sequence ATGACCGACGACCGCTCCACCGCCGCCCAGGACGCCCACGACACCACGACCGACCAGCTCACCCTGCAGAACCCGGTGACCCGGTACCCGGACATCACGCCCCCGAAGCAGGATCAGCCGGAGCCGGGCCTCGACGTCGACCTGCGTCCGCTCTCGGACATCGGTGAGCACTCGTACCGCGGCACCGGCCGCCTCAACGGCCGCAAGGCGCTCATCACCGGCTCCGACTCCGGCATCGGCGCCGCCGTGGCCGTGGCCTTCGCACGCGAGGGCGCCGACGTGGCCCTCAACTACCTTCCCGTCGAGCAGGAGGACGCGGAGCGGGTGCGGGACATCATCGAGGCCGCCGGGCGCAAGGCCGTCCTGCTCCCGGGCGATCTGTCCGACCGCGCGGTGTGCGAGAAGCTCCCCGACGACGCGGCGGAGGCCCTCGGCGGGCTCGACATCCTCGTCAACAACGCCGGCAAGCAGATCGCCGTCGACAACATCGAGGACCTGAGCGACGAGCAGATCACCGACACGTTCGAGGTGAACATCCTCGCCCAGTTCCGGATCGTCAAGGCGGCCCTCAAGCACCTGCAGCCCGGCGCGACCATCGTGAACACGACGTCGGTCCAGGCCTATCAGCCCTCACCGACCCTGCTGGACTACGCCACGACGAAGGCCGCGATCAACACCTTCTCCAAGGGGCTCGCGCAGCAGCTCGCCCCCAAGGGGATCCGTGTGAACGCCGTGGCGCCCGGGCCCATCTGGACGCCCCTGCAGGTGTCCGACGGCCAGCCCAAGGAGGCGCTGCCGGAGTTCGGGAAGTCGACGCCGCTGGGCCGTGCCGGCCAGCCCACCGAGCTCGCCCCCGCGTATGTGTTCCTCGCGAGCTCGGAGTCCAGCTACGTGCTCGGGGAGACCCTGCACGTCAACGGCGGCTCGCCGATGCCGTGA
- a CDS encoding carbohydrate ABC transporter permease: MSTRRTPRDDRGARRLPARRRHPLLLAAALILAALAFVLPFYVMAVGAFQASPTNTPAALVPTGDWTVQNVVLVDERVDLLRGLLNSFIVTGGAVAGTLVLGLPAGYALARLRWRGRGALFAAMLAVQMIPFQLLMIPLYIQVAGMYGLGDSYLGMVLPFLVNTTAVFIFRQYFLTVPDSLFEAARIDGAGELRIMLTIAAPLVRPAIATVVLVTFIGPWNEFLWPFLITKDTALQPLAVGLANFITNVATTMPNPNGAILAGALALALPVVVVFAALQRHFRAADLGSGLKG; the protein is encoded by the coding sequence ATGAGCACACGACGCACTCCGAGGGATGACAGGGGTGCACGACGACTCCCCGCTCGTCGTCGGCATCCGCTGCTGCTCGCGGCGGCGCTGATCCTCGCAGCCCTCGCCTTCGTGCTGCCGTTCTACGTGATGGCGGTCGGTGCCTTCCAGGCGAGCCCCACGAACACGCCGGCCGCGCTCGTGCCCACCGGCGACTGGACCGTCCAGAACGTCGTGCTGGTCGATGAGCGGGTCGATCTGCTGCGCGGACTTCTGAACTCCTTCATCGTCACCGGGGGCGCGGTGGCGGGGACCCTCGTGCTCGGCCTGCCCGCCGGGTACGCACTGGCCCGGCTGCGCTGGCGGGGCAGGGGGGCACTGTTCGCGGCGATGCTCGCGGTGCAGATGATCCCGTTCCAGCTGCTGATGATCCCGCTGTACATCCAGGTGGCCGGGATGTACGGCCTGGGCGACAGCTACCTGGGGATGGTGCTGCCGTTCCTGGTCAACACCACCGCCGTGTTCATCTTCCGCCAGTACTTCCTCACGGTCCCCGACTCCCTGTTCGAGGCCGCCCGCATCGACGGCGCCGGGGAGCTGCGGATCATGCTGACCATCGCCGCGCCCCTCGTGCGGCCGGCGATCGCGACCGTGGTGCTGGTGACGTTCATCGGCCCGTGGAACGAGTTCCTGTGGCCCTTCCTCATCACCAAGGACACCGCTCTGCAGCCGCTCGCGGTGGGCCTGGCGAACTTCATCACCAACGTCGCCACCACCATGCCCAACCCCAACGGGGCGATCCTCGCCGGTGCCCTCGCGCTCGCCCTGCCGGTGGTCGTCGTCTTCGCGGCTCTCCAGCGGCACTTCCGGGCGGCCGACCTCGGGAGCGGGCTCAAGGGCTGA
- a CDS encoding carbohydrate ABC transporter permease, protein MSTAYSARRRPRRRLQPIGNLLAGPYVLFLLLVMAWPFAYAVWMAFHDVVFTAPTAQVDHPFVGLANFRQALSDPEVRRSFGNLGVYLVINVPLTLMLALVLASALNGVVRFASVFRVAFYLPYITASVSLIGVWMLLFSADGLVNTVLGPLAPDPSWLVNSNLAMPTIALYSTWKQLGFYILLYLAAIQSIPQELYEAAEVDGAGVVQRFRHVTVPGVRPVTVLVLVLALVFGANLFTEPYLLTAGGGPNGASTTPVLLIYQKALQQGNPDAASAIGVLLVMAVGVLSLVMARVTRER, encoded by the coding sequence ATGAGCACGGCATACTCAGCTCGCCGGCGGCCCCGACGTCGGCTCCAGCCCATCGGCAACCTGCTGGCCGGCCCCTACGTCCTGTTCCTGCTGCTGGTGATGGCCTGGCCCTTCGCCTACGCGGTGTGGATGGCCTTCCACGACGTCGTCTTCACGGCTCCCACCGCGCAGGTCGACCACCCCTTCGTGGGTCTGGCGAACTTCCGGCAGGCGCTGAGCGACCCGGAGGTCCGACGCTCCTTCGGGAACCTCGGCGTCTACCTCGTGATCAACGTGCCCCTGACCCTGATGCTCGCCCTCGTGCTCGCGAGCGCCCTGAACGGCGTGGTCCGTTTCGCCTCGGTGTTCCGCGTCGCCTTCTACCTGCCCTACATCACCGCCTCGGTGTCGCTGATCGGGGTGTGGATGCTCCTGTTCAGCGCCGACGGGCTCGTCAACACGGTCCTGGGGCCGCTGGCCCCCGACCCGTCGTGGCTCGTGAACTCGAACCTCGCGATGCCGACGATCGCCCTGTACTCCACGTGGAAGCAGCTCGGGTTCTACATCCTGCTGTACCTCGCGGCGATCCAGTCGATCCCGCAGGAGCTCTACGAGGCAGCCGAGGTCGACGGAGCCGGCGTGGTGCAGCGGTTCCGCCACGTCACCGTGCCCGGGGTCCGGCCGGTGACGGTGCTCGTCCTCGTCCTCGCGCTGGTCTTCGGGGCCAACCTGTTCACGGAGCCGTACCTGCTCACCGCGGGCGGCGGCCCCAACGGGGCCTCGACCACCCCCGTGCTGCTGATCTATCAGAAGGCCCTGCAGCAGGGGAACCCGGACGCGGCCTCCGCGATCGGGGTGCTGCTGGTGATGGCGGTCGGTGTCCTGTCCCTGGTGATGGCCCGCGTGACGAGGGAGCGGTGA
- a CDS encoding extracellular solute-binding protein has protein sequence MPTTVPSVPRRALAGALALPLLGAAGCARSSGVDAETARDSRGPITVWFSYDQFELRWGGGIVEQWNQAHPEEPIRMQEIPAGRSSEEVITAAITAGTTPDLLFGVALAPLPMWARSGGMVDLTGFEGAEAYMADRTGADRVDQFRIDGAHYVLPWKTGPVMIMYNKGLFAAAGLDPEHPGMGTHEAFLAGARALVQSGAAPSAIWPNPGSEFYNPWYDFYPLFLAETGGTRLVEDGSAQFDGDAGLGVARFWEDLYREGLAPRERSVDDAMGTSATAMQITGPWAVAAYRDLIDVGFMPVPTAQGRPADEVVTFADSKNIGMFTTCRHRATAWDVIRFATSLEQDGAFLEISGQMPLRQDLLSAFPDYFAANALYAGYGAQAARTVDVPLIPNSIEVWQRFRGAFSSSVIFAEESVEDAFTDVARSIDQLVEVRG, from the coding sequence GTGCCGACCACGGTCCCGTCCGTCCCCCGCCGCGCGCTCGCGGGGGCACTCGCCCTGCCGCTGCTCGGCGCCGCCGGCTGCGCCCGCTCGAGCGGTGTCGACGCCGAGACCGCCCGGGACTCCCGCGGCCCGATCACCGTGTGGTTCTCCTACGACCAGTTCGAGCTGCGGTGGGGAGGCGGGATCGTCGAGCAGTGGAACCAGGCGCACCCGGAGGAGCCCATCCGCATGCAGGAGATCCCCGCCGGGCGCAGCTCGGAGGAGGTCATCACCGCGGCCATCACCGCCGGCACCACGCCGGACCTGCTGTTCGGAGTGGCCCTCGCGCCCTTGCCGATGTGGGCGCGCTCGGGCGGCATGGTCGACCTCACGGGCTTCGAGGGTGCCGAGGCGTACATGGCCGACCGCACCGGTGCCGACCGCGTCGACCAGTTCCGCATCGACGGCGCCCACTACGTCCTGCCGTGGAAGACGGGACCGGTGATGATCATGTACAACAAGGGGCTCTTCGCCGCCGCCGGCCTCGACCCCGAGCACCCCGGCATGGGGACCCATGAGGCGTTCCTCGCCGGCGCGCGGGCGCTCGTGCAGTCGGGCGCCGCCCCGTCGGCGATCTGGCCCAATCCCGGCAGCGAGTTCTACAACCCCTGGTACGACTTCTACCCCCTCTTCCTCGCCGAGACGGGCGGCACCCGCCTCGTCGAGGACGGGAGCGCCCAGTTCGACGGCGACGCGGGGCTGGGCGTCGCCCGGTTCTGGGAAGACCTGTACCGCGAGGGCCTCGCACCACGGGAGAGGTCCGTGGACGACGCCATGGGCACCTCCGCGACCGCCATGCAGATCACCGGCCCCTGGGCGGTGGCCGCCTATCGCGACCTCATCGATGTCGGCTTCATGCCCGTGCCCACCGCGCAGGGCCGCCCGGCCGACGAGGTCGTCACCTTCGCCGACTCCAAGAACATTGGAATGTTCACCACCTGCCGCCATCGGGCGACCGCGTGGGACGTCATCCGCTTCGCGACCTCCCTCGAGCAGGACGGGGCGTTCCTGGAGATCTCCGGGCAGATGCCGCTGCGTCAGGATCTGCTGAGCGCCTTCCCCGACTACTTCGCGGCCAACGCCCTGTACGCGGGGTACGGCGCCCAGGCGGCCCGCACCGTCGACGTCCCGCTGATCCCCAACTCGATCGAGGTGTGGCAGCGCTTCCGCGGCGCGTTCTCGTCCTCCGTGATCTTCGCGGAGGAATCGGTCGAGGACGCGTTCACGGACGTCGCGAGATCCATCGACCAGCTCGTGGAGGTCCGCGGATGA
- a CDS encoding SRPBCC family protein, with product MTTGIATRIRTLPVTVELADEPLILEADLGGSAEELWQAVTDPEVLQRWSPVVPERPLTSVGPALSRETPEADPVAADVLAIADGRALTHRWGDDVIEWAIEDGRLVVQMRLVRPDLAPLSAAGWQVCLGVLDALLDGEDQERIIGMDAMAYGWVELNEAYAAQLGLEVHAPE from the coding sequence ATGACCACCGGCATCGCCACCCGGATCCGCACCCTGCCGGTCACGGTCGAGCTGGCCGACGAGCCCCTGATCCTCGAGGCGGATCTCGGCGGCTCGGCCGAGGAGCTGTGGCAGGCCGTCACCGACCCCGAGGTGCTGCAGCGCTGGTCGCCGGTGGTGCCGGAGCGCCCGCTCACGAGCGTGGGACCGGCACTGTCGCGGGAGACCCCCGAGGCGGATCCCGTCGCGGCCGACGTGCTGGCCATCGCGGACGGACGTGCGCTGACCCACCGCTGGGGCGACGACGTCATCGAGTGGGCGATCGAGGACGGCCGCCTGGTCGTGCAGATGCGGCTGGTGCGGCCGGACCTGGCGCCCCTGTCCGCGGCAGGCTGGCAGGTCTGCCTCGGCGTGCTCGACGCCCTGCTCGACGGCGAGGACCAGGAGCGGATCATCGGCATGGACGCGATGGCCTACGGCTGGGTCGAGCTCAACGAGGCGTACGCGGCGCAGCTGGGGCTCGAGGTCCATGCGCCGGAGTGA